Proteins encoded together in one Lathyrus oleraceus cultivar Zhongwan6 chromosome 5, CAAS_Psat_ZW6_1.0, whole genome shotgun sequence window:
- the LOC127083389 gene encoding plasma membrane ATPase 4, which yields MYPIQHRKYRDGIDNLLVLLIGGIPIAMPTVLSVTMAIGSHRLSPQGAITKRMTAIEEMTGMDVLCSDKTGTLTLNKLSVDKNLIEVFAKNVEKDYVILLAARASRTENQDAIDAAIVGMLADPKEARAGVREIHFFPFNPVDKRTALTYIDSDGNWHRSSKGAPEQILNLCNCKEDVRKKAHSVIDKFAERGLRSLGVARQEVPEKNKDSPGAPWQFVGLLPLFNPPRHDSAETITRALYLGVNVKMITGDQLAIAKETGRRLGMGTNMYPSSSLLGQSKDAAVAALPVDELIEKADGFAGVFPEHKYEIVKRLQERKHICGMTGDGVNDAPALKRANIGIAVADATDAARGASDIVLTEPGLSVIISAVLTSRAIFQRMKNYTIYAVSITIRIVFGFMFIALIWKFDFAPFMVLIIAILNDGTIMTISKDRVKPSPLPDSWKLKEIFATGVVLGSYMALMTVVFFWLMKDTDFFSDKFGVRSLRKSPDEMMAALYLQVSIISQALIFVTRSRSWSFLERLGLLLLGAFMIAQLVIFNLLFSHYQLCI from the exons ATGTATCCGATTCAACACCGCAAGTATAGAGATGGAATTGACAATCTTTTGGTTCTTTTGATCGGTGGAATTCCAATTGCTATGCCAACTGTTTTGTCTGTTACTATGGCTATTGGTTCTCACAGGCTTTCTCCGCAAGGTGCAATTACAAAGAGAATGACAGCTATTGAGGAAATGACAGGAATGGATGTTCTCTGCAGTGACAAAACCGGGACTCTGACCTTAAATAAGTTGTCTGTTGATAAAAATTTGATTGAGGTTTTTGCTAAGAATGTAGAGAAGGATTATGTTATCCTTCTTGCAGCAAGGGCTTCTAGGACTGAGAATCAGGATGCAATAGATGCTGCAATTGTTGGTATGCTTGCTGATCCAAAGGAG GCACGAGCTGGTGTTAGGGAGATTCATTTTTTCCCATTCAACCCTGTAGACAAGAGAACTGCTTTAACCTACATTGACTCTGATGGAAATTGGCATCGATCAAGCAAAGGTGCTCCTGAGCAG ATATTGAACCTCTGCAACTGCAAAGAGGATGTCAGGAAGAAAGCTCATTCCGTAATTGACAAGTTCGCCGAGCGTGGACTCCGTTCTTTGGGTGTTGCTAGACAG GAAGTACCTGAGAAAAATAAAGATAGCCCTGGTGCACCATGGCAATTTGTTGGTCTGTTACCACTATTTAATCCCCCTAGGCATGATAGTGCTGAAACCATCACAAGAGCTCTGTACCTTGGTGTGAATGTTAAGATGATTACCG GTGATCAACTTGCCATTGCCAAGGAAACTGGCCGAAGGCTTGGGATGGGAACAAACATGTATCCATCTTCGTCATTACTCGGTCAAAGCAAGGATGCTGCTGTTGCAGCTCTTCCAGTTGACGAGTTGATTGAGAAGGCTGATGGATTTGCTGGAGTATTTCCTG AACACAAATATGAAATCGTAAAGAGGCTGCAAGAGAGGAAACATATATGTGGAATGACAGGTGATGGTGTCAACGATGCTCCTGCGCTAAAGAGAGCAAATATTGGAATTGCTGTTGCTGACGCTACAGATGCTGCTAGAGGTGCTTCTGATATTGTCCTTACTGAACCCGGTCTAAGTGTTATTATTAGTGCAGTGCTCACCAGCAGGGCAATTTTCCAAAGGATGAAGAATTATACT ATCTATGCTGTGTCAATCACCATTCGTATTGTG TTTGGTTTCATGTTCATTGCGTTGATCTGGAAGTTTGATTTTGCACCCTTCATGGTGTTGATTATCGCCATACTGAATGATG GTACCATTATGACAATATCCAAGGATAGAGTGAAACCATCTCCACTACCAGACAGTTGGAAACTGAAAGAGATATTTGCTACCGGTGTTGTGCTAGGTAGCTACATGGCATTAATGACAGTAGTATTTTTCTGGCTCATGAAGGATACCGACTTCTTCTCG GACAAGTTTGGTGTGAGGTCTCTCAGAAAAAGCCCTGATGAAATGATGGCAGCCCTCTACCTACAAGTCAGTATTATAAGCCAGGCCCTAATTTTTGTCACCAGGTCCCGTAGCTGGTCCTTTTTGGAAAGACTTGGTCTTCTCCTATTGGGTGCTTTTATGATTGCTCAGCTGGTAATCTTCAACCTCTTATTTTCCCATTATCAACTTTGTATATAA